The Streptomyces sp. NBC_00440 genome contains a region encoding:
- a CDS encoding LCP family protein, with protein sequence MTQATTTPPHSRKAPRQRRRGLRIALLVLLVLLLAAGGTAWWLYSNLNGNIKGVDINKSLGKDRPEKLPTTGQNLLVLGSDSRAGENGKIAGGNVSGARSDTALVIHVPEGRSRATAVSIPRDTLVTRPECAKSDGSSVPSANRVMFNSVYSQVGPACVVKTVEQMSHVRIDHYMEVDFAGFKGLVDALGGVTVDVPQDIHDGASGLNLKAGPQKLNGTQSLEFVRTRHGIGDGSDLGRIGLQQQFLLDLLSEVQKQDVLSSPTKTYKIANSATKSLTTDSDLASLTKLAEFARSMKGVNPDTMETIMLPVAYDKADPNRVVAAEPQATQLWKAIHTDTEIPESAKKSPAHGG encoded by the coding sequence ATGACTCAGGCCACCACCACACCGCCCCACTCGCGCAAAGCCCCCCGGCAGCGCCGTCGTGGGCTCCGCATCGCTCTGCTCGTACTCCTGGTGCTGCTGCTCGCCGCGGGCGGAACCGCATGGTGGCTGTACAGCAACCTGAACGGCAACATCAAGGGCGTCGACATCAACAAGTCGCTCGGCAAGGACCGTCCGGAGAAGCTGCCCACCACCGGACAGAACCTGCTGGTGCTCGGCTCCGACTCCCGCGCCGGGGAGAACGGGAAGATAGCCGGCGGCAACGTCAGCGGCGCCCGCTCCGACACCGCGCTGGTGATCCACGTGCCCGAGGGGCGCAGCAGGGCGACCGCGGTCAGCATCCCGCGCGACACCCTGGTGACCCGGCCCGAGTGCGCCAAGTCGGACGGCTCGTCGGTGCCTTCCGCGAACCGGGTCATGTTCAACTCGGTCTACTCGCAGGTCGGTCCGGCCTGTGTGGTGAAGACCGTGGAGCAGATGTCCCACGTACGGATCGACCACTACATGGAGGTCGACTTCGCCGGATTCAAGGGCCTCGTGGACGCGCTCGGCGGGGTCACCGTCGATGTCCCGCAGGACATCCACGACGGGGCCAGCGGCCTCAACCTCAAGGCGGGCCCGCAGAAGCTGAACGGCACCCAGTCGCTGGAGTTCGTACGGACCAGGCACGGCATAGGCGACGGCAGCGACCTGGGCCGGATCGGGCTCCAGCAGCAGTTCCTGCTCGACCTGCTGAGCGAGGTGCAGAAGCAGGACGTGCTGAGCAGCCCCACCAAGACGTACAAGATCGCCAACTCCGCGACCAAGTCGCTGACCACCGACTCGGATCTGGCGTCGCTCACCAAGCTGGCGGAGTTCGCCCGCAGCATGAAGGGCGTCAACCCGGACACCATGGAGACGATCATGCTCCCGGTGGCGTACGACAAGGCCGACCCCAACCGGGTGGTGGCGGCCGAGCCACAGGCCACGCAGTTGTGGAAGGCCATCCACACGGACACGGAGATCCCCGAGTCGGCCAAGAAGTCACCGGCGCACGGCGGTTGA
- a CDS encoding amino acid permease has translation MSTSLFRTKSVEQSIRDTEEPEHALRKTLSALDLTVFGIGVVIGTGIFVLTGLIAKETAGPSVALAFVVAGVVCALAALCYAEFASTVPVAGSAYTFSYASLGELPAWIIGWDLVLELALGCAVVAVGWSGYVRSLMDTAGIGMPQVLSGTHNGKFGFDLLAAILVLVLTGILVLGMKLSSRVTTIIVAVKVTVVLLVIIVGAFYITGSNYHPFIPPTVKGSAGSSLSAPLVQLFGFAPGSFGVMGIFTAAAVVFFAFIGFDIVATAAEETRNPQRDVPRGILGSLAVCTVLYVAVSIVVTGMQKYTQLSTDAPLADAFKSVGHPFWAGVISFGAAVGLTSVCMILLLGQSRVFFAMSRDGLLPKVFSRVHPRFGTPYRSTILLGLIVALVAGFTSISVLADLVNIGTLFAFVLVAVGVIILRRQRPDLPRAFRTPLVPLVPILSALASFWLMLNLPAETWIRFGIWMVVGGVVYVWYGRGHSRMSERAQK, from the coding sequence GTGAGCACCAGTCTCTTCCGGACGAAATCCGTGGAGCAGTCGATCCGGGACACGGAGGAACCGGAGCACGCACTCAGGAAAACGCTGTCCGCACTGGATCTGACGGTCTTCGGTATCGGGGTCGTCATCGGTACCGGGATCTTCGTCCTGACCGGTCTGATCGCCAAGGAGACTGCGGGCCCCTCGGTGGCGCTGGCCTTCGTGGTGGCCGGTGTCGTCTGCGCCCTTGCGGCTCTCTGTTACGCAGAGTTCGCGTCCACGGTGCCGGTCGCGGGTTCCGCCTACACCTTCTCGTACGCGTCGCTCGGTGAGCTGCCGGCCTGGATCATCGGCTGGGACCTGGTCCTCGAACTCGCCCTGGGCTGTGCGGTGGTGGCGGTCGGCTGGTCCGGATATGTGCGCTCACTGATGGACACGGCCGGGATCGGTATGCCGCAGGTCCTCTCCGGGACGCATAACGGCAAGTTCGGCTTCGATCTGCTGGCGGCCATCCTGGTCCTGGTGCTGACCGGAATCCTGGTCCTGGGGATGAAGCTCTCCTCGCGCGTGACGACGATCATCGTGGCCGTGAAGGTCACCGTGGTCCTGCTGGTGATCATTGTGGGCGCGTTCTACATCACCGGATCGAACTACCACCCCTTCATCCCGCCGACCGTGAAGGGTTCGGCAGGCAGCAGCCTCAGCGCCCCGCTCGTACAGCTCTTCGGGTTCGCGCCCGGCTCCTTCGGTGTGATGGGCATCTTCACCGCGGCCGCCGTCGTGTTCTTCGCCTTCATCGGCTTCGACATCGTCGCGACCGCGGCCGAGGAGACCCGCAATCCGCAGCGCGACGTGCCGCGCGGCATCCTCGGCTCGCTGGCGGTCTGCACCGTGCTGTACGTGGCGGTCTCGATCGTCGTCACCGGGATGCAGAAGTACACCCAGCTGTCCACGGACGCCCCGCTCGCCGACGCGTTCAAGTCGGTCGGACACCCCTTCTGGGCGGGCGTGATCAGCTTCGGCGCGGCCGTCGGCCTCACCTCCGTCTGTATGATCCTGCTGCTCGGCCAGAGCCGGGTCTTCTTCGCCATGAGCCGTGACGGACTGCTGCCCAAGGTCTTCTCGCGGGTGCACCCAAGGTTCGGTACGCCCTACCGCTCCACGATCCTGCTCGGTCTGATCGTGGCGCTGGTGGCGGGCTTCACCTCGATCAGCGTGCTCGCCGACCTGGTCAATATCGGGACGCTGTTCGCGTTCGTCCTGGTGGCTGTCGGAGTCATCATCCTGCGCCGGCAGCGCCCGGATCTGCCGCGCGCTTTCCGGACCCCGCTCGTGCCGCTGGTGCCCATCCTCTCGGCGCTCGCCTCGTTCTGGCTGATGCTGAACCTGCCGGCCGAGACCTGGATCAGGTTCGGTATCTGGATGGTCGTCGGCGGTGTCGTGTATGTCTGGTACGGGCGCGGGCACAGCCGGATGTCCGAGCGGGCGCAGAAGTAG